In Mastigocladopsis repens PCC 10914, a single window of DNA contains:
- a CDS encoding class II glutamine amidotransferase: MCQLLGMNCNVPTDICFSFEGFSARGGKTDDHRDGWGIAFFEGKGCRIFLDAKPSVFSPVADLVRRYPIHSTHVIAHIRKATQGEVVLENCHPFRRELWGRYWVFAHNGDLPDLHPQDLKFYQPVGNTDSEKAFCLILDRMRGCFPQDKPPLEKLVPVLRDITQILADKGVFNYLLSDGEHFFAHCSTKLSYIIRQAPFAAAHLIDQDLTVDFSELTTPSDRVTVIATTPLTDNELWTQIQPGELLVFQDGLPHKFA; encoded by the coding sequence ATGTGCCAACTGCTGGGAATGAATTGCAATGTACCAACTGATATTTGCTTTTCTTTTGAGGGCTTTTCGGCGCGAGGCGGAAAAACTGACGACCATCGCGATGGTTGGGGTATTGCTTTCTTTGAAGGAAAAGGATGTCGGATTTTTTTAGATGCTAAACCTTCTGTCTTTTCTCCTGTAGCTGATTTGGTGCGACGCTATCCCATCCACTCTACTCATGTGATTGCCCATATCCGTAAAGCAACTCAAGGTGAAGTGGTTTTGGAAAACTGCCATCCCTTTCGGCGGGAACTGTGGGGAAGATACTGGGTGTTTGCCCACAACGGAGATTTACCAGATCTTCATCCCCAGGATCTGAAGTTTTATCAACCTGTGGGGAATACCGATAGTGAAAAAGCTTTTTGTCTTATCCTAGATAGGATGCGAGGATGCTTTCCTCAGGATAAACCTCCCTTGGAGAAACTTGTCCCAGTACTTAGGGATATTACCCAGATATTGGCAGACAAAGGTGTTTTTAACTACTTACTTTCGGATGGAGAACACTTTTTCGCCCACTGCTCAACAAAACTCAGCTACATCATACGTCAAGCACCCTTTGCTGCTGCTCATTTAATTGACCAAGACCTAACTGTTGATTTTAGTGAATTGACCACTCCAAGCGATCGCGTTACCGTCATCGCCACCACTCCGCTCACTGACAACGAACTTTGGACGCAAATCCAACCTGGAGAACTGCTAGTATTTCAAGATGGTTTACCCCATAAGTTTGCATAA
- a CDS encoding sulfate ABC transporter substrate-binding protein, translating to MSFWQRVFKQQGQTLLKIADKFRFNSLKGFLSLFLIGISLSVVIAACSGGASNTGTNSESGGSAASPVAANKQDVKVTLVSFAVTKAAHDAIIPKFVEQWKKERNQNVTFEQSYGGSGSQTRAVIDGLEADLVHLALGLDVDRIQKAGLIEPGWEKEYPNNGIVSKSVAALVTRPGNPKGIKTWSDLAKDGVGLITADPKTSGIARWNFLALWNSVIKTGGGEDKALEFITKVYKNVPVLTKDAREATDIFAKRNQGDALINYENEIILAQQKGEKVDYVIPDVNISIDNPIAIVDKNVDKHGTREVVEAFVKYLYTPEAQQEFAKVGFRPIEETPQTKELTNKYPKVKNLGTVQDYGGWDQIQAKFFEDGAIFDKIQSQRR from the coding sequence ATGAGTTTTTGGCAACGTGTTTTCAAGCAGCAGGGGCAAACACTCTTAAAAATAGCTGATAAATTTAGGTTTAATTCTTTAAAAGGTTTTTTATCACTTTTTTTGATAGGAATCAGCTTGAGTGTCGTTATTGCTGCTTGCTCTGGTGGTGCGAGTAACACTGGCACTAACAGTGAGAGTGGTGGTTCTGCTGCAAGCCCTGTAGCCGCCAATAAGCAGGATGTGAAAGTCACACTCGTTTCATTTGCTGTGACTAAAGCAGCTCACGACGCTATTATTCCAAAATTTGTGGAACAGTGGAAGAAAGAACGTAACCAGAATGTTACCTTTGAGCAAAGCTACGGGGGATCTGGTTCTCAAACTCGTGCTGTGATTGATGGTTTAGAAGCCGATCTTGTCCACTTAGCACTTGGCTTAGACGTAGACAGGATTCAGAAGGCTGGATTGATTGAGCCAGGATGGGAGAAAGAATACCCCAATAACGGCATTGTCTCTAAATCTGTTGCTGCATTAGTCACTCGCCCAGGCAATCCAAAAGGCATCAAAACCTGGTCAGATTTGGCAAAAGATGGTGTAGGACTAATTACCGCTGATCCTAAAACCTCTGGTATCGCTCGCTGGAATTTCCTAGCCCTCTGGAATTCAGTGATTAAAACTGGTGGAGGAGAGGACAAAGCCCTAGAATTTATTACGAAAGTTTACAAAAATGTTCCCGTCTTGACAAAAGATGCGCGTGAAGCAACTGATATATTTGCCAAGCGGAATCAAGGGGATGCTCTGATTAACTATGAAAACGAGATCATTCTGGCACAACAGAAGGGCGAGAAAGTTGATTACGTCATTCCTGATGTGAACATCTCCATCGACAATCCAATCGCAATTGTAGACAAGAATGTCGATAAACACGGTACCAGAGAAGTTGTAGAAGCTTTTGTCAAATACCTTTATACTCCAGAAGCACAGCAGGAGTTTGCTAAAGTCGGATTCCGACCTATAGAGGAGACACCACAAACGAAAGAACTTACAAATAAGTATCCTAAGGTCAAAAATCTAGGTACAGTTCAAGATTACGGCGGCTGGGATCAAATTCAAGCGAAATTCTTTGAAGATGGGGCTATTTTTGACAAAATTCAATCACAAAGACGTTAA
- the cysT gene encoding sulfate ABC transporter permease subunit CysT, translating to MAISSPPSTSHRELIRRKPPAWKSYLLQLWNLPWTWRITFAYLTVMLLVPILAMFLKASTEPPARFWEIATSPIAIATYEVTFFTAIIAALINGFFGTLIAWVFVRYQFPLKRVLDATIDLPFALPTAVAGLTLATVYSDNGWIGSLLAPFGIKVSFTRLGVGVAMIFISLPFVVRTVQPVLMEMEKEIEEAAWSLGASQWQTFSKVILPPLFPSILTGVALGFARAVGEYGSTVIVASNTPFNDLIAPVLIFQRLEQYDYSGATVIGIVLLLISLLILLGINMLQAWGRRYDAK from the coding sequence ATGGCTATATCTTCACCTCCATCAACCTCTCACCGAGAACTGATTCGGAGAAAACCTCCGGCTTGGAAGAGCTATCTGCTTCAATTGTGGAATCTTCCTTGGACATGGCGAATTACGTTTGCATATCTGACCGTAATGTTGCTTGTCCCAATACTTGCAATGTTTTTGAAGGCGAGTACTGAACCTCCCGCGCGGTTTTGGGAAATTGCTACAAGTCCGATCGCAATAGCAACATACGAGGTTACTTTTTTTACAGCAATAATAGCCGCCCTAATCAATGGATTCTTCGGAACTCTGATTGCTTGGGTTTTCGTCCGCTATCAATTTCCCTTGAAACGGGTGCTTGATGCCACCATAGATTTACCATTTGCGTTACCAACTGCGGTAGCAGGATTAACCCTCGCGACAGTTTACAGCGATAATGGTTGGATTGGCTCACTCTTAGCACCATTTGGCATTAAGGTATCTTTCACCCGCTTGGGCGTAGGGGTGGCGATGATCTTCATCTCTTTACCTTTTGTCGTGCGGACGGTGCAACCAGTCTTAATGGAAATGGAAAAGGAAATTGAAGAAGCCGCTTGGAGTCTCGGTGCATCTCAATGGCAAACTTTCTCCAAAGTGATTTTGCCGCCCTTGTTTCCTTCTATTTTGACTGGTGTTGCTTTAGGTTTTGCACGCGCAGTTGGGGAGTATGGCTCAACCGTAATTGTCGCTTCCAATACTCCTTTCAATGATTTGATTGCACCTGTCCTGATTTTCCAAAGATTGGAACAGTATGACTATTCTGGTGCCACTGTCATTGGCATAGTACTACTGCTCATTTCTCTGTTGATACTGCTGGGAATCAATATGTTACAAGCTTGGGGAAGAAGATATGATGCAAAGTAG